The proteins below are encoded in one region of Xenopus laevis strain J_2021 chromosome 8L, Xenopus_laevis_v10.1, whole genome shotgun sequence:
- the LOC121397336 gene encoding uncharacterized protein LOC121397336: MIICNTQMKLLCLILLFKVLESQMVLQQPQDVVFVDVGGTVRISCVANRTLDTGGGVSWYRRTWRVGEAPERIVFCSNQSDRHKCKLASDKHKTDLEIHNVQRNDSGVYYCASEYGRMIFANGTTLIAGDSSTFRSSVHLLGPSHVLLPNKSVQLVCIIQEAQHMVHVVWNISGTNHSGRMIAMEHTGGTWTFLNYITVPQDKWNQGEDLICNVWFNSTPISMKRKITKTGIKGNKSNRKSIDIEERETDSQHLRLLNMPNVPQVLANRT; this comes from the exons ATGATTATCTGCAATACACAGATGAAGCTTCTCTGCTTAATCCTACTATTTAAAG TTTTGGAATCTCAGATGGTTCTACAGCAGCCTCAGGACGTTGTGTTTGTTGATGTGGGAGGAACAGTGAGGATCTCCTGTGTGGCCAATCGAACCCTGGATACAGGAGGTGGAGTTTCCTGGTACAGGAGAACATGGAGAGTGGGAGAGGCGCCTGAGAGAATAGTGTTTTGCTCAAATCAGTCTGACAGACATAAGTGCAAACTCGCATCTGATAAACATAAAACAGATCTGGAGATACACAATGTGCAGAGAAATGATTCAGGAGTGTATTACTGTGCATCTGAGTATGGGAGAATGATCTTTGCTAATGGAACAACTCTTATTGCTGGAG acagTTCCACATTTAGAAGTTCAGTTCACCTACTGGGACCTTCCCATGTCCTTTTACCCAACAAATCTGTCCAGTTGGTCTGTATCATACAAGAGGCTCAGCACATGGTCCATGTAGTTTGGAACATCTCTGGGACTAATCACTCAGGGAGAATGATTGCTATGGAACATACTGGTGGGACCTGGACATTTCTTAACTACATCACAGTTCCCCAAGACAAATGGAACCAAGGGGAGGATTTGATTTGCAATGTTTGGTTTAATTCCACTCCAATCAGCATGAAAAGAAAGATTACTAAAACAG ggaTCAAAGGAAATAAATCTAATAGGAAAAGCATTGACATTGAAGAAAGGGAAACTGATTCTCAG CATCTCAGGCTGCTCAACATGCCCAATGTTCCACAGGTTTTGGCAAACAGGACTTGA
- the LOC121397189 gene encoding uncharacterized protein LOC121397189, with translation MCTRNNNPHKYLCNTDANRTSLEIFNGQKNDSGIYYCSSLEAIAETGVRLIVGDASTSNTTVHLLAPKQVSLEIQTIHLTCVVHSVQQIIHLIWNISGTHHKGNVIAMEDPTGTWNFLNHITVDRTHWHNGTLACEVHFNSTVISDHLVIEEMKRSFGKRCSMYLIPVLTGIIVLLTILLGHLLWIFKQPGPKKTERETTVTDTQDGIVYAELSMGSLNPKINK, from the exons ATGTGCACGCGCAACAATAATCCACATAAATACTTATGTAATACTGATGCAAACAGAACATCACTAGAGATATTTAATGGGCAAAAAAATGACTCAGGGATATATTATTGTTCTTCACTCGAGGCCATCGCTGAAACAGGGGTACGTTTAATTGTAGGAG ATGCGTCTACATCAAATACCACCGTTCATCTTCTGGCTCCAAAACAAGTATCTCTTGAGATACAAACCATTCATCTGACCTGTGTGGTTCATTCAGTACAACAAATAATCCATTTAATTTGGAACATTTCTGGGACTCATCATAAAGGCAACGTTATTGCTATGGAAGATCCTACAGGGACTTGGAACTTTCTTAATCACATCACGGTTGACAGAACACATTGGCACAATGGCACATTGGCTTGTGAAGTTCATTTTAATTCCACTGTTATCAGTGATCACCTTGTCATTGAAG AGATGAAAAGATCATTTGGCAAAAGATGTTCCATGTATCTGATTCCAGTCTTGACTGGTATTATAGTGTTACTTACAATACTGCTTGGCCATCTCTTGTGGATTTTTAAACAACCAG GTCCAAAGAAAACCGAGCGAGAGACCACTGTAACAGACACTCAG gaTGGAATAGTTTATGCCGAGCTGAGCATGGGCTcactgaatccaaaaataaataaatga